Proteins from a genomic interval of Symmachiella macrocystis:
- a CDS encoding nucleoside recognition domain-containing protein — MLEVVSKPPVKSVVVIGSESVGKSQLISSMTGCLAGESNFRGSTVSVQRYQSDGVEYIDTPGILRKSDTDTTCRALAELGQNDLVMLVVRATHLDDELLEMLPLVQGKQGIVVVTFWDKVQLGEAAMEAIERLSRDAGVAFVTVDARELKLKNCERLKQELCSPRLFTKSALASRAGWRIEPKPGWMESPGVGPILAMALLFLPALATIFVANRFADWLHPVVEGWMEPLNASINTNAPAWVRQVLIAEHANVGYGLLNMGPFLLVWALPTVLMFSLILALYKSSGLIERMNVAIHPLVRPFGLSGRDVVRVMMGFGCNVPAVISTRSCSGCSRGAAISAIAFGAACSYQLPATIAVLGAAAQQNGTSSLLLCSIFLGYLLATTLIYLRCTSGAQARNSLNVLMTPSRPFMQFPTVAALWREARATIQQFFLQALPVFALICVIASLFVNIGVLDALSSCIGPVMAVFNLPADASLPVVLASIRKDGIFLFAGDQGLAMPLTSAQTLTAVYLAGVLLPCLVTALTIARETNWRRAGLLLLRQASFAVIFALVLAWGGPWVL, encoded by the coding sequence ATGTTAGAAGTCGTATCAAAACCGCCAGTCAAATCTGTCGTCGTGATCGGGAGTGAAAGCGTCGGCAAATCGCAGCTGATATCGTCAATGACCGGTTGCTTGGCGGGTGAGTCGAATTTTCGCGGGTCCACTGTGTCGGTCCAACGTTACCAGTCCGATGGAGTGGAATACATTGACACCCCGGGCATTCTTCGCAAATCAGACACGGATACCACGTGCCGGGCACTGGCAGAGCTTGGACAAAACGACCTGGTCATGCTTGTCGTTCGGGCGACACACCTTGATGACGAATTGCTGGAGATGTTACCGCTGGTCCAAGGCAAGCAGGGCATAGTCGTCGTAACGTTCTGGGACAAAGTCCAGTTGGGCGAAGCCGCGATGGAAGCCATAGAGCGGTTGTCGCGCGATGCGGGGGTCGCCTTTGTGACCGTCGATGCGCGCGAATTGAAGTTGAAAAACTGTGAGAGACTCAAACAGGAGTTGTGCAGTCCGCGGCTGTTTACAAAGAGCGCACTGGCGTCGCGCGCGGGTTGGCGCATCGAGCCTAAGCCTGGATGGATGGAGTCTCCTGGGGTGGGACCGATCCTCGCGATGGCTCTGCTGTTCTTGCCGGCATTGGCAACGATCTTTGTTGCGAACCGATTTGCGGATTGGCTTCATCCCGTGGTTGAAGGATGGATGGAGCCGCTGAACGCGTCTATCAACACGAACGCTCCCGCATGGGTGCGACAGGTGCTGATTGCAGAGCACGCAAACGTTGGCTATGGCTTGCTGAACATGGGGCCTTTTTTATTGGTCTGGGCCTTGCCGACAGTTCTCATGTTTTCCTTGATTCTCGCACTGTATAAATCGAGCGGATTGATTGAACGGATGAATGTCGCCATCCATCCTCTGGTTCGCCCCTTTGGCCTGAGCGGACGGGATGTTGTGCGAGTTATGATGGGCTTCGGCTGCAATGTGCCGGCCGTCATTAGTACGCGTTCGTGTTCCGGTTGTTCGCGTGGTGCGGCGATTTCCGCAATCGCGTTTGGGGCTGCCTGCAGTTATCAACTTCCCGCAACCATCGCCGTTCTCGGGGCGGCGGCGCAGCAAAACGGAACAAGTTCCCTCCTGCTCTGCAGCATTTTCCTGGGGTACTTATTAGCGACAACCTTGATTTATCTGCGTTGTACCTCCGGTGCCCAAGCGCGCAACTCGTTGAACGTTTTAATGACACCCAGTCGTCCGTTCATGCAATTCCCGACTGTGGCAGCCTTATGGCGAGAAGCGCGGGCAACGATACAACAGTTTTTCCTGCAGGCTTTGCCGGTGTTCGCGCTAATTTGTGTGATCGCCTCACTCTTTGTGAATATTGGGGTCCTGGACGCGCTGTCCAGTTGTATTGGCCCGGTGATGGCCGTTTTTAACTTGCCTGCTGATGCTTCACTCCCGGTTGTCCTGGCCTCAATTCGCAAGGACGGAATCTTTTTGTTTGCCGGCGACCAAGGATTGGCCATGCCGTTGACTTCCGCCCAGACTCTCACAGCTGTCTATCTCGCGGGCGTTTTACTTCCCTGTCTTGTGACCGCGTTGACCATCGCCAGAGAAACCAACTGGCGACGCGCTGGTCTGCTCTTATTACGCCAAGCAAGTTTTGCCGTCATTTTCGCATTGGTGCTTGCTTGGGGAGGGCCGTGGGTACTGTGA
- a CDS encoding NAD(P)/FAD-dependent oxidoreductase, which translates to MTEEDVHLFDVLVIGAGAAGVGVGVALKHAGIDNFLILDRYQVGASFERWPEETQFITPSFPTNSIGMLDLNSVAIGVSPAYSLGVEHPTGKEFAAHLCSVAAVFELPVCKDAEVLQVKRFDDCFLVETAEHTLRSKLVIWAAGEFQYPQAKPFPGAELCRHTATIPSYEDLDGDDFIVIGGYESGVDAAYHLSCYDKRVRLIDAGCPWEDETSEPSVALSTFSLERMQAEWFEAQTELIPHCPVSKVLRDGDKYQVHAAGGLLFESRSAPLLAIGFEGSLRLVSDLFEKREDGYPLLSEQDESTVTPGLFLCGPAVRHDHHVFCYIYKYRQRFAVVAKAIATQLGLPAEELENYRKWGMYLDDLSCCGEECVC; encoded by the coding sequence ATGACGGAAGAAGACGTGCATTTGTTTGATGTACTTGTCATTGGAGCCGGTGCGGCTGGGGTCGGAGTCGGGGTGGCCTTAAAGCATGCCGGTATCGATAACTTTCTGATCCTTGATCGCTACCAAGTCGGCGCTTCGTTTGAACGCTGGCCGGAAGAGACCCAATTCATCACCCCGTCATTTCCTACAAATTCGATCGGGATGTTAGACTTGAACTCGGTCGCGATCGGCGTATCGCCGGCCTACAGTTTGGGAGTGGAACATCCGACAGGAAAAGAGTTCGCAGCGCATTTGTGCTCGGTCGCTGCGGTTTTCGAACTCCCTGTTTGCAAAGACGCGGAGGTGCTGCAGGTAAAGCGTTTCGACGATTGCTTTCTGGTTGAAACAGCCGAGCATACGCTGCGTTCGAAACTTGTAATCTGGGCCGCGGGCGAATTTCAATATCCTCAAGCGAAACCTTTTCCCGGAGCAGAACTGTGTAGGCACACAGCGACGATCCCGAGCTACGAAGATCTAGACGGAGATGACTTTATCGTCATCGGAGGCTACGAGTCTGGAGTCGACGCCGCGTATCATTTGTCCTGTTATGACAAACGCGTTCGACTGATCGACGCCGGGTGTCCCTGGGAAGATGAAACCTCGGAACCGAGCGTTGCCCTTTCCACCTTTTCGCTTGAGCGAATGCAGGCAGAGTGGTTCGAAGCGCAAACGGAACTCATTCCGCACTGCCCAGTCAGCAAAGTCTTGCGAGACGGCGACAAATACCAGGTCCATGCTGCGGGGGGGCTATTATTTGAGTCTCGCTCCGCCCCCTTGCTGGCGATTGGCTTTGAGGGAAGTTTGCGCCTCGTGTCGGATTTGTTTGAAAAGCGCGAGGATGGATATCCGCTGTTGAGTGAACAAGACGAGTCGACAGTCACACCCGGACTCTTTTTGTGTGGACCCGCGGTGCGACATGATCATCACGTGTTTTGCTACATCTACAAGTACCGCCAACGTTTTGCTGTGGTGGCCAAGGCGATTGCCACGCAGTTGGGATTACCGGCAGAAGAACTCGAAAACTATCGCAAGTGGGGCATGTATCTAGATGATTTATCGTGCTGCGGAGAAGAATGCGTATGTTAG